A stretch of Carnobacteriaceae bacterium zg-C25 DNA encodes these proteins:
- the nspC gene encoding carboxynorspermidine decarboxylase: protein MKKVFNEVPSPSFVVDERLLRKNLEVLRYVKEQTGCKILLAQKGFSMFHFYPVMREYLDGTTASGLFETRLGYEEFGGETHVFSPAFTQKDMEEILPMVEHIVFNTPTQLMRFKDMVKAQEHGVEIGIRVNPQFSTQPDEHAIYDPSAPFSRLGTTLSNFDEAIVPYLDGIHFHTLCQQNSDDLEATVEVLEQKFGNYLHDLKWINFGGGHHITREDYDVERLIRVIKRVQETYGVTVYLEPGEAVALNAGFLVATVIDINYNDMNLAILDTSASTHMPDVLEMPYRPYVIGSYEANEKPYTYRFGGPTCLAGDVIGDYSFEKPLQIGDRVVFTDMAIYSMVKTNTFNGMPLPSITAVDMAGNWHMVKEFGYSDFKERLS from the coding sequence TTGAAGAAAGTATTTAATGAAGTGCCATCGCCAAGTTTTGTAGTCGATGAGCGATTATTGCGTAAAAATTTAGAGGTGTTGCGTTACGTCAAAGAACAGACGGGATGCAAAATTTTATTGGCACAAAAAGGATTTTCAATGTTTCATTTTTATCCGGTCATGCGTGAGTATTTAGATGGAACGACAGCCAGCGGATTGTTTGAAACGAGATTAGGATACGAAGAATTTGGTGGAGAAACGCATGTCTTTTCGCCAGCGTTTACACAAAAAGACATGGAAGAAATTTTGCCGATGGTAGAGCATATTGTGTTTAATACGCCAACGCAGTTAATGCGTTTTAAAGATATGGTGAAAGCGCAAGAGCATGGTGTTGAAATCGGTATTCGAGTGAATCCACAGTTTTCAACCCAGCCAGATGAACACGCGATTTATGATCCGAGTGCGCCGTTTTCACGTTTAGGGACAACGTTATCAAATTTTGATGAAGCCATTGTGCCGTATTTAGACGGAATTCATTTTCACACGTTATGCCAACAAAATTCAGACGACTTAGAGGCAACGGTTGAAGTGCTTGAGCAAAAATTTGGCAACTATTTACACGACTTGAAATGGATTAATTTTGGCGGTGGGCATCATATTACGCGTGAAGATTATGATGTGGAACGATTAATTCGTGTCATTAAACGCGTTCAAGAAACTTATGGTGTAACGGTTTATTTAGAACCGGGTGAAGCCGTTGCGTTAAATGCGGGATTTTTAGTGGCGACCGTTATTGACATTAATTATAACGATATGAATTTAGCAATTTTAGATACGTCAGCAAGTACACATATGCCGGATGTATTGGAAATGCCGTATCGCCCTTATGTTATTGGGTCGTATGAAGCAAATGAAAAACCATATACGTATCGATTCGGTGGGCCAACGTGTTTAGCGGGAGATGTTATTGGAGATTATTCATTTGAAAAACCTTTACAAATTGGTGATCGTGTTGTCTTTACGGACATGGCAATTTATTCAATGGTAAAAACAAATACGTTTAACGGTATGCCGTTACCAAGTATAACAGCTGTTGACATGGCGGGAAATTGGCATATGGTTAAGGAATTTGGGTATAGCGATTTTAAAGAACGACTATCTTAA
- the trmD gene encoding tRNA (guanosine(37)-N1)-methyltransferase TrmD: MKFNVLSLFPEMFQTLEHSIIGKALDKNLLSLNVVNFRNFAFNTQKHVDDYPFGGGAGMLLKIEPLVLALRSVMDLPAQKPQQRVVLLDPAGVPFTQALAQDLASAQEITFICGHYEGYDERIKNFVTDEISLGDYVLTGGELGAMVMIDAIARLLPDVLGNHESAITDSHATGLLEHPQYTRPREFEGMGVPDVLLSGNHKLIEEWREKESLKKTYLKRPDMFEKLTLTKRQEKLFEEVKKEIEESI, translated from the coding sequence ATGAAGTTTAATGTATTGAGTTTGTTTCCTGAAATGTTTCAAACGTTGGAACATTCGATAATTGGAAAAGCATTAGATAAAAATTTATTGTCGTTAAACGTTGTTAATTTTCGAAATTTTGCATTTAATACGCAAAAGCATGTGGATGATTATCCTTTTGGTGGTGGAGCAGGTATGCTTTTAAAAATTGAACCGCTTGTTTTAGCGCTTCGTTCCGTTATGGATTTGCCCGCCCAAAAACCACAGCAACGAGTCGTCTTATTAGATCCTGCTGGTGTGCCGTTTACACAAGCACTGGCACAAGATTTAGCAAGTGCTCAAGAAATTACCTTTATTTGCGGACATTATGAAGGGTATGACGAACGCATTAAAAACTTTGTTACCGATGAAATTTCGTTAGGAGACTATGTTTTAACGGGTGGTGAACTCGGTGCAATGGTCATGATAGATGCGATTGCGCGACTATTGCCCGACGTTTTAGGTAATCATGAATCCGCCATTACCGATTCGCACGCGACTGGCTTACTCGAACATCCGCAGTATACACGACCACGTGAATTTGAAGGAATGGGCGTTCCGGATGTGTTGTTGAGTGGCAATCACAAGTTAATCGAGGAGTGGCGTGAAAAGGAGAGCTTGAAAAAGACGTATCTCAAGCGTCCCGACATGTTTGAAAAACTGACATTAACCAAACGACAAGAAAAATTATTTGAGGAAGTGAAAAAAGAGATTGAAGAAAGTATTTAA
- the rimM gene encoding ribosome maturation factor RimM has translation MAYFNVGKLVNTHGLKGEVRIISITDFADERYQKGQKLALLKDGEWIKDVIVSSHRKHKNFDIVTFEQHPSINDVEQYKGLMLAIDENYLTDLEDDTYYYHEIIGLEVYVENEFIGKVKEILELGSNDVWVVQRQKQKDALIPFIHDVVLEVDIANNRVQVANIEGLLD, from the coding sequence ATGGCATATTTTAATGTTGGAAAATTAGTGAACACACATGGATTAAAGGGAGAAGTGCGCATCATTTCCATTACCGATTTTGCTGATGAGCGCTATCAAAAAGGGCAAAAATTAGCGTTATTAAAAGACGGGGAATGGATAAAAGATGTGATTGTTTCAAGTCATCGCAAACATAAAAACTTTGATATTGTCACATTTGAGCAACACCCATCGATTAATGATGTGGAACAGTATAAAGGTTTAATGTTAGCCATTGATGAAAATTATTTGACCGATTTAGAAGACGATACGTATTACTATCACGAAATTATCGGTTTAGAAGTCTATGTCGAAAATGAATTTATTGGTAAAGTGAAAGAAATTTTAGAACTTGGTTCCAATGATGTGTGGGTTGTACAACGCCAAAAACAAAAAGATGCGCTAATTCCATTTATTCATGATGTTGTTTTAGAAGTCGATATTGCAAACAATCGTGTACAAGTCGCAAATATTGAAGGGTTGTTAGATTGA
- a CDS encoding gamma-glutamylcyclotransferase: MYYLAYGSNMNREWMAQLCPTVQMIGKGNLPNYHLVFKGQDNGVYATIEKYAGEYVPFILWKINKGDEIALDAYEDYPKLYKKEHLTVSVDNQLYDAMVYMMNERPFGVPNDAYYNMIQTAYCMYDLDTLLLEKALHHSSQHIEKGE; this comes from the coding sequence ATGTATTATTTAGCCTATGGGAGTAATATGAATCGTGAATGGATGGCACAGTTATGCCCGACGGTACAAATGATTGGTAAGGGCAATTTGCCAAATTATCACCTTGTTTTTAAAGGGCAAGACAATGGTGTATATGCAACGATTGAAAAATATGCAGGAGAATATGTCCCATTTATATTATGGAAAATCAATAAAGGTGATGAAATTGCCTTAGATGCATACGAAGATTATCCAAAGTTATACAAAAAAGAACATTTAACAGTCAGTGTCGATAATCAGTTATATGATGCAATGGTTTATATGATGAATGAACGACCGTTTGGTGTGCCAAATGATGCGTATTATAACATGATTCAAACGGCGTATTGCATGTACGATTTAGACACTTTATTATTAGAAAAAGCTTTACACCACTCAAGTCAACACATAGAAAAAGGAGAATAG
- a CDS encoding PTS sugar transporter subunit IIA — translation MKLSSLFLKDAMDLSLQVETKEETLSILANRFAQIGGVSDVDGYVTNLTNREAQSTTGVGDEIAIPHAQHESITQPAIVFARSTQGVEWASFDGQKAKLIFMIAAPAGAGGEHLKALASLSKVLMNPDAKQALLASNTPEEVVSVIEQFEEKEEKEAVEENTSSKDAYILAVTACPTGIAHTFMAAEKLQQAAKAAGVAIKVETNGQGGVENRLTKEDIERATAIIVAADKNVEMARFDGKPVIIRKVADGIHKADELVEKASKADAPIFKAEGAVSVESQDDENESLGRKAYKHLMNGISHMLPFVVAGGILIAISFFWGINAFDPKHPTYNQIALIIFTLGKLSFAMMLPMLAGFIGHSIADRPGLVVGVVGGMLANPGAFGDAGTLADVLSLQSSGFLGALVAGFAAGGIIIALRKAFSWLPKSLEGLKPIFIFPILGVVLIGLVMILVSAPLASITEGLTSFINSIPKEAKALVGFVVGAMMSIDMGGPINKAAYATGTALVTAAATGVGSDVMAAVMIGGMVPPMAIFLSAIMKRDLWPASQRDSALVNFVMGAAFITEGAIPFAASNPAKVIPALATGAGVGGALSMLFGASSLVPHGGLFAALVGGIVNMPMFIVSWLIGSLIGAVLLIVLLGKKAK, via the coding sequence ATGAAATTATCAAGTTTATTTTTAAAAGATGCAATGGACTTGTCATTACAAGTTGAAACAAAAGAAGAAACGTTATCTATTTTAGCAAATCGTTTTGCACAAATTGGTGGAGTGAGTGATGTTGACGGTTACGTAACCAATTTAACAAATCGTGAAGCGCAATCAACAACAGGTGTTGGTGATGAAATCGCGATTCCACATGCACAACACGAATCGATTACACAACCAGCCATTGTTTTTGCGCGTTCAACGCAAGGTGTGGAATGGGCATCGTTTGACGGACAAAAAGCAAAATTAATTTTTATGATTGCTGCACCAGCTGGAGCAGGTGGCGAGCATTTAAAAGCGTTAGCCAGCTTATCAAAAGTTTTGATGAATCCTGATGCTAAACAAGCACTATTGGCGTCTAACACACCTGAAGAAGTTGTAAGTGTTATTGAACAATTTGAAGAAAAAGAAGAAAAAGAAGCTGTTGAAGAAAACACTTCATCAAAAGACGCTTACATTTTAGCGGTAACGGCATGTCCAACAGGAATTGCACACACCTTTATGGCAGCTGAAAAATTACAACAAGCTGCTAAAGCAGCAGGCGTTGCCATTAAAGTGGAAACAAATGGACAAGGTGGCGTGGAAAACCGTTTAACAAAAGAAGATATTGAACGTGCAACAGCTATTATTGTCGCAGCCGACAAAAATGTAGAAATGGCACGTTTTGATGGTAAACCTGTGATTATTCGTAAAGTTGCTGACGGTATTCATAAAGCAGATGAGTTAGTTGAAAAAGCTTCAAAAGCCGATGCACCAATTTTTAAAGCGGAAGGTGCCGTTTCTGTGGAAAGCCAAGATGATGAAAACGAATCATTAGGGCGTAAAGCGTATAAACACTTAATGAACGGTATTTCTCACATGTTACCGTTTGTTGTAGCCGGTGGTATTTTGATTGCGATTTCATTCTTCTGGGGAATTAATGCTTTTGACCCAAAACATCCAACATACAATCAAATCGCATTAATTATTTTCACATTAGGTAAATTATCATTTGCGATGATGTTACCGATGTTAGCTGGTTTTATTGGACATTCTATTGCAGACCGTCCCGGTTTAGTTGTTGGGGTTGTCGGTGGTATGTTAGCTAACCCAGGTGCATTTGGGGACGCGGGGACATTAGCAGACGTGTTAAGTTTACAGTCTTCAGGATTTTTAGGTGCATTAGTTGCTGGTTTTGCGGCAGGTGGTATCATTATCGCTTTACGTAAAGCATTTAGCTGGTTACCAAAATCACTTGAAGGGTTAAAACCAATCTTTATTTTCCCAATTTTAGGGGTTGTATTAATTGGTTTAGTGATGATTTTAGTGAGCGCACCGTTAGCTTCAATTACAGAAGGATTAACGTCATTTATCAATTCGATTCCAAAAGAAGCAAAAGCATTAGTTGGTTTTGTTGTTGGAGCGATGATGTCTATTGATATGGGTGGTCCAATTAACAAAGCAGCTTACGCAACAGGTACAGCGTTAGTAACGGCTGCGGCAACAGGTGTTGGTTCAGACGTCATGGCAGCGGTTATGATTGGTGGTATGGTTCCGCCTATGGCTATTTTCTTGTCAGCAATTATGAAACGTGACTTATGGCCAGCGTCTCAACGCGATTCAGCATTAGTGAACTTTGTGATGGGTGCAGCGTTCATTACAGAAGGTGCGATTCCATTTGCTGCGTCAAATCCAGCTAAAGTGATTCCTGCTTTAGCAACTGGGGCAGGTGTTGGTGGTGCATTGAGTATGCTATTTGGTGCATCAAGTTTAGTACCGCACGGTGGATTGTTTGCGGCATTAGTTGGTGGTATTGTAAACATGCCAATGTTTATCGTGTCATGGTTAATTGGTTCTTTAATCGGAGCAGTATTGTTAATTGTGTTACTAGGTAAAAAAGCAAAATAA
- the pfkB gene encoding 1-phosphofructokinase, translating into MIYTITFNPAVDLVVKVDDVQLGDLNRSTGEDYVAGGKGINMSVVLQRLGVENTAIAFLGGFSGEYIVQQLALDNIPVHKIAVEGITRINLKLKSKQETEINAQGAYVSAENMNTLITYLKDNLCDKDVVMLAGNKAPGMSKDDYVRVAMVCQETGAKLVLDTTKELLTACLPYRPFLIKPNHHELGEIFNVAIQSVDDILTYVHQLQDMGATNVLVSRGGDGAVLVSEDNQVYAVNVPKGELVNSVGAGDSMLAGFLSEYMRTQSYADALKMGTATGSATAFSVGIATKEKIDSVLPQIKVEQLQ; encoded by the coding sequence ATGATTTATACGATTACATTTAATCCCGCAGTTGATTTGGTCGTTAAAGTGGACGATGTTCAGTTGGGTGATTTGAATCGGTCGACGGGCGAAGATTACGTTGCCGGTGGAAAAGGTATCAATATGTCAGTCGTTTTACAACGATTAGGCGTCGAAAATACAGCGATTGCTTTTTTAGGTGGATTTAGTGGCGAGTATATTGTGCAACAACTCGCTTTGGACAATATTCCGGTACATAAAATTGCAGTAGAGGGTATTACGCGAATCAACTTAAAACTAAAAAGTAAACAAGAAACAGAAATCAATGCACAAGGGGCGTATGTGTCTGCTGAAAATATGAATACGCTAATCACTTATTTAAAAGATAATTTATGTGATAAAGACGTAGTCATGTTAGCGGGGAATAAAGCACCGGGCATGTCAAAAGATGATTATGTGCGTGTGGCGATGGTTTGCCAAGAAACAGGTGCAAAATTAGTGTTGGATACGACTAAAGAATTATTAACAGCTTGTTTGCCCTATCGTCCGTTTTTAATTAAACCGAATCATCATGAATTAGGTGAAATTTTTAACGTAGCCATTCAATCGGTTGATGATATTTTAACGTATGTTCACCAATTGCAAGATATGGGTGCAACGAACGTTTTAGTTTCTCGTGGTGGTGATGGTGCCGTATTGGTGAGTGAAGATAATCAAGTGTACGCGGTAAATGTACCTAAAGGTGAGTTAGTAAACTCGGTAGGTGCCGGAGATTCAATGCTTGCTGGATTTTTAAGTGAGTATATGCGAACACAAAGTTATGCAGATGCGTTAAAAATGGGAACGGCAACCGGATCAGCAACGGCATTTAGTGTCGGAATTGCGACGAAAGAAAAAATTGATAGTGTATTACCACAAATTAAAGTGGAACAATTGCAATAG
- a CDS encoding DeoR/GlpR transcriptional regulator, protein MLAKQRHDYILNEVQTKGSVLLTHLTKVLNSSTATIRRDLQHLEDHGLLTRVHGGAVRRQNTLELSVSEKAAYQVLPKQRIAQYVSDKYIQDDTLIYLDAGSTTHALIPYLTNRHITVVTNGVHHIDALIANGISSILLGGHIKHNTLAVVGSAASEQLDHYHFDVAILGSNCVDLSIGCSTPDEREAILKRKARVRSKQAIVMVDETKFNTQTHFAFATLDDVVIVTDNAPMDYTTVERII, encoded by the coding sequence ATGTTAGCAAAACAAAGACATGATTATATTTTAAATGAAGTGCAGACAAAAGGTAGTGTGCTACTGACGCATTTAACAAAAGTGTTAAATAGTTCAACGGCTACTATTCGTCGTGATTTACAACATTTAGAAGACCACGGATTATTGACGCGTGTCCACGGGGGTGCAGTGCGTCGCCAAAACACGTTAGAATTATCCGTATCTGAAAAAGCAGCTTATCAAGTGTTACCTAAACAACGTATTGCGCAATATGTGAGCGATAAATATATTCAAGATGACACACTCATTTATTTGGATGCCGGTTCAACAACACATGCGTTAATTCCCTATTTAACCAATCGTCATATTACGGTCGTCACGAATGGTGTGCATCATATTGATGCGCTAATCGCAAATGGCATATCCAGCATTTTGCTTGGCGGACATATCAAGCATAATACGCTAGCGGTTGTCGGTTCTGCAGCCAGTGAGCAGTTAGATCATTACCATTTTGATGTTGCCATTTTAGGAAGTAACTGTGTCGATTTATCTATTGGTTGTTCAACACCAGATGAACGCGAAGCAATACTCAAACGGAAAGCACGCGTTAGGTCGAAACAAGCGATTGTTATGGTTGATGAGACAAAATTCAATACACAAACGCATTTTGCATTTGCAACGTTAGATGATGTTGTTATTGTTACCGACAATGCGCCAATGGATTACACCACAGTAGAAAGGATTATTTAA
- the mvk gene encoding mevalonate kinase: MLISKQTSTATTGVASGKIILIGEHSAVYAKPAIAMACSAVNVTTTITPSNRGIYLYCDLYEGLLDDIPELLSSLNVVVHETLLYLKQYQPNLHIKIDSNIPLERGMGSSAAVSISVIKALFAYYKRIPTQQELFNLSELSEKLIHGNPSGLDASTIISQKAMWFQKGTTSQEIDMNVNAYLVIADSGITGQTKLAIEKVAHLQNTHPELHNKLMLSLESLTYQTRDALLTKDVHALGAIFNEAHDTLRLLGVSHPTVDHLVAIAQTNGALGAKMTGGGLGGCLFALCDTQHNAQQIAQLFKQYGAYQTFIQSI; the protein is encoded by the coding sequence ATGCTAATTTCAAAACAAACATCAACCGCTACTACCGGAGTAGCTAGTGGTAAAATCATTTTAATCGGTGAACATTCTGCCGTTTACGCCAAACCAGCCATTGCCATGGCATGTTCTGCGGTAAACGTGACCACAACCATTACCCCATCAAACCGTGGGATTTATCTTTATTGTGATTTATATGAAGGATTATTGGATGATATTCCCGAATTGTTAAGTAGTTTAAACGTTGTTGTACACGAAACACTTTTATATTTGAAGCAGTATCAACCGAATCTTCACATTAAAATTGACAGTAACATTCCATTGGAAAGAGGGATGGGCTCTAGTGCTGCGGTCAGCATTTCCGTTATTAAAGCACTCTTTGCCTATTACAAGCGCATTCCAACACAACAAGAATTATTCAACTTATCTGAACTTTCCGAAAAACTGATTCATGGCAACCCTAGCGGGTTAGACGCGTCAACGATCATTTCACAAAAAGCGATGTGGTTTCAAAAAGGTACCACCTCTCAAGAAATCGACATGAACGTCAACGCTTATTTAGTGATTGCCGATTCAGGCATTACCGGACAAACTAAATTAGCCATTGAAAAAGTGGCTCACTTGCAAAACACTCATCCAGAGTTGCACAATAAATTGATGCTCTCATTGGAAAGCTTAACGTACCAAACACGTGATGCTTTATTGACAAAAGATGTTCACGCATTAGGTGCTATTTTTAATGAAGCCCATGACACGTTGCGTTTATTAGGGGTGTCACACCCAACGGTAGATCATTTAGTTGCTATTGCACAAACTAATGGCGCATTGGGTGCAAAAATGACGGGTGGCGGTTTAGGCGGTTGTTTATTCGCGTTATGCGACACACAACATAACGCCCAACAAATTGCACAATTGTTTAAACAATATGGCGCCTACCAAACGTTTATTCAATCGATTTGA
- a CDS encoding glycoside hydrolase family 73 protein produces the protein MKKKTKKKLVRTVQHSGLFFMIVLVGFVFALLMIVKSQQNTDDASNTTVAQIPESQRLAFFDKIRAASQQNQRDYGVFASITMAQAALESNFGTSGLASEYYNLFGVKGNAENGVLLPTLEFLNGQYVEIKDYFVVYPSWDASIVAHGQLLYNGTNWNNQLYRDVIIAKNYHDAAIGLVSGGYATDPNYASKIIQMIEQYKLYEYDK, from the coding sequence ATGAAGAAAAAAACGAAGAAAAAACTTGTTCGTACGGTACAACATAGTGGCTTGTTTTTTATGATTGTATTGGTAGGATTTGTTTTTGCGCTTTTGATGATTGTGAAAAGTCAGCAAAATACAGATGATGCGTCCAATACAACTGTTGCTCAAATTCCAGAAAGTCAACGACTTGCATTTTTTGATAAAATTCGTGCTGCTTCTCAACAAAATCAACGCGATTATGGTGTGTTTGCCAGCATTACCATGGCTCAAGCGGCGCTAGAGTCTAATTTTGGAACGAGTGGCTTGGCATCAGAATATTACAATTTATTTGGTGTAAAAGGTAATGCAGAAAATGGCGTGTTATTGCCTACGTTAGAATTTTTGAATGGCCAATATGTTGAAATAAAAGATTATTTTGTTGTCTATCCTTCGTGGGATGCCTCTATTGTGGCGCACGGGCAATTGTTATATAACGGAACGAATTGGAATAATCAATTGTATCGTGACGTGATTATTGCTAAAAATTATCACGATGCCGCTATTGGATTAGTCAGTGGTGGTTATGCAACAGACCCGAATTACGCCAGTAAAATTATTCAAATGATTGAACAGTATAAATTGTATGAATATGATAAATAA
- a CDS encoding HAD family phosphatase, with the protein MIKLIVSDMDGTLIGKDMLISQKNKDAIAYATDKGIPFAIATGRHLNEAASVLDSANISCPLITANGAAVYDTNRQLTDVFALSQQVSKSILTIARQFEDELAIEITTVQSVTTDNREKRQFMLQRFAKSHLPGATQETIQEAVNNLMDTLHIEFVDSLENLIAQSDDRTILKFFMTTLTDESVLIKLKQALSSIDNVVITSSHPTNIEITSIDATKGHAVSALAAQISVPLENIMALGDNMNDLSIIESVGYGVAMDNAVQHIKDVAKYTTLSNVDDGVAHAIYHFVK; encoded by the coding sequence ATGATAAAACTGATTGTATCGGATATGGACGGAACACTTATCGGGAAGGACATGCTCATTTCTCAAAAAAATAAAGACGCTATTGCGTACGCCACTGACAAAGGTATCCCCTTTGCGATTGCAACTGGTCGACATTTAAATGAAGCTGCTAGCGTATTGGATAGCGCGAATATTTCTTGTCCACTCATTACGGCAAACGGTGCGGCGGTTTATGATACCAATAGACAATTAACAGATGTATTTGCCCTTTCTCAGCAAGTGTCCAAAAGCATTTTAACAATCGCTCGACAATTCGAAGACGAACTCGCCATTGAAATCACGACTGTTCAAAGTGTCACAACCGATAATAGAGAAAAACGCCAATTCATGTTACAACGCTTTGCAAAAAGTCATTTGCCCGGCGCAACACAAGAAACCATTCAAGAAGCCGTAAACAATTTAATGGATACATTACACATTGAATTTGTTGACAGTCTTGAAAATCTCATCGCACAATCAGATGACCGTACCATTTTAAAATTTTTCATGACAACATTAACGGATGAGTCCGTTTTAATAAAACTAAAGCAAGCTCTTTCATCTATTGATAATGTCGTCATTACATCCAGTCATCCAACAAACATTGAAATTACGTCTATTGACGCTACTAAAGGTCACGCCGTTAGCGCATTGGCAGCACAAATAAGCGTTCCATTGGAAAATATTATGGCATTAGGCGATAATATGAATGATTTGTCGATAATAGAAAGTGTTGGGTATGGCGTGGCAATGGACAATGCTGTACAACACATCAAAGACGTCGCAAAATACACAACATTATCAAACGTAGACGATGGTGTAGCGCATGCCATTTATCACTTTGTGAAATAA
- a CDS encoding GtrA family protein: MKELKDIIHTFLKNKNIKQLIVSLYGNAVVKYIFFGVLSTLVNFGIFYVLHKMIGWEVFPANLTSISCAVLFAYVVNARFVFESKTTGFIPILQEMGKFIGARLSTLLLELFGVSFLVDTLHSDATISKIGINVIVLIANYVFSAFIFKKR; the protein is encoded by the coding sequence ATGAAAGAATTAAAAGACATTATTCACACGTTTTTGAAAAATAAAAATATAAAGCAATTGATTGTATCGTTATATGGCAATGCGGTAGTCAAATATATATTTTTTGGTGTTTTGTCCACACTAGTAAACTTCGGCATTTTTTATGTGTTGCATAAAATGATCGGTTGGGAAGTTTTTCCTGCTAACTTAACGTCAATTTCGTGTGCGGTATTATTTGCGTATGTTGTCAATGCGCGGTTTGTTTTTGAATCGAAAACGACAGGCTTTATACCAATTTTACAAGAAATGGGAAAATTTATTGGCGCGCGATTAAGTACGCTTTTATTAGAATTATTTGGTGTTAGTTTTTTAGTGGACACATTACACAGCGATGCAACCATTTCTAAAATCGGTATTAACGTCATTGTCTTGATTGCCAATTACGTTTTTTCAGCGTTTATATTTAAAAAGAGATAA
- the rpmG gene encoding 50S ribosomal protein L33, with translation MRVNITLECTESGERNYITTKNKRNNPERIEVMKYCPKLRKRTLHRETK, from the coding sequence ATGCGCGTAAACATTACATTAGAATGTACAGAATCAGGTGAACGTAACTACATCACCACTAAAAACAAACGTAACAACCCAGAACGTATTGAAGTGATGAAATATTGTCCAAAATTACGTAAGCGTACGTTACACCGTGAAACTAAATAA
- the rbfA gene encoding 30S ribosome-binding factor RbfA — protein sequence MANFRVERVQQEIFRDVTEILRTVVKDPRVEGVTITGVSLTGDLQQATIYYSSLSELASARQAEQTGLDKAKGIVRKELGNRLSIYKIPELTFKRDESVDYGNRIEELIRQMNQQ from the coding sequence ATGGCAAACTTTAGAGTAGAACGAGTGCAACAAGAAATTTTCCGTGATGTAACAGAAATTTTAAGAACGGTTGTAAAAGATCCGCGTGTTGAAGGGGTCACCATTACAGGTGTATCTTTAACAGGTGACTTACAACAAGCGACAATTTATTATAGTAGTTTGTCTGAACTGGCAAGTGCTAGACAAGCAGAGCAAACAGGACTAGATAAAGCTAAAGGAATTGTACGTAAAGAGTTAGGCAATCGCTTATCCATTTACAAAATTCCTGAATTGACTTTTAAACGTGATGAATCTGTTGATTACGGAAATCGAATCGAAGAGTTAATTCGTCAAATGAATCAGCAATAA